In Bacteroides sp., the sequence CGTGCAACGAAAGGAGAATCTCCAGGGAAACCGCCGCAAATATGCTTACAGAGTATCAACAATTTTCAAACGAAAGGGTTTGAGGCATATTGTTTTTGATTGGAAAGTGGAGGTTTAGATAAAGAAAAGAGCAACCCCGCAAACGCTGATAACGGCCCCTGCAAGCTCTTTCCAGGTAACTTTTTGCTTAAAGAAAACCACCGTAGGAGGAATAATCAGGATAGGGGTAATTGACATAATGGTTGAGGCAATGCCAGTTTCGGTATTTTGCACGGCGATCAGGGAGGAAGAGACGCCAAGGAAAGGACCGAATGTGGCACCTAACAGCATCAACAACATAGCTTTGGAATGTTTGACCGCATATCCCACAGATGTCCATCGTCTGAACAAGGTGACAATGACTGAAAACCCAATGATCCCTGCAATGACCCTGATCTGCGTAGCAGAAAAAGCATCATAGTCTTCCATCCCGAATTTGCTGAGCACCAGTCCTGTAGCCTGCCCAAAGGCCCCACCAATTGCATACAGCAATCCCTTAATCGGGATCCGGTTGATTTGTTCGGTATTTTTCCTGCGGCGGTTAAAGATCACCAGGGCAATGCCTGACATGGTAAGGGACATTCCCAGGATACTCAGCCATGAAAGGACTTCACCCAAAAGAACCCAGCCAATAAGTGCTGTGATGGGGGGGACCAGGGTCATAATCAGCATCGAAAGCCTGGAACCGATGACCGTAAAGGCTTTGAATAGAAAGAGGTCGCCAACAACAAAGCCGGCAATGCCTGAAAGAGCCAGCCAGAACCAGTTATAAGCAGTGGCATCCATTGGGAAAAACATCCCCCTGCGCACATAGCTGAACAGGCTAAGCAGGGCAAGGGCCATAAACAAACGGATGATATTAACGGCAATACTTCCAACTTTACGTCCGGCAGACTCAAAGGAAAGAGAAGTAACGGTCCAGCATACGGCCGTAAATAATGCTGCCAATTCACCGATGCGAAATTCCATGTTTTGAAATTTTGCGCAAAGGTAATCGAAATAAGATCAATCAGGTATTCTTTTCGCGGGTAACGTATTGGCGAATGACATAAAGAAATTGCTTGCTGTAGTTTTCCATAAACTTTTCACCCACACCCTTAATCTTTTCAAGGTCTTCGTTCTCCATTGGTTTATTGATACACATGCTGCGGAGCACAGCATCTTGACAAACCATAAACGCGGGAATATCATTTTCTTCGGCAAGCTGGCGGCGGGCAAGTTTCAGCTTATAAAAAAGGTCCTGGTCTTCTTCGGATATCTCGGGCACGTCTTTGTCCATGATAGCGTCAAGCAGGACAAATTCAGTGTCCAGTTTTCCGTAAAGGTAATCTGTTCCTTTCGGGGTAATGGAAAGGATAGGAAATACATCCTCTGTCACCTCAAGTTTTTCGACACGGATCAAGCCAATATGAATCAGAATGTCCAAAATATCGGAAAGCTGGTCACGGGTAAAACCTGGAAGCGCTGAAAAAGTATGGAGCTTATTCAGTTCGTGATTTATGGCAAAAGAGGATTTGTTGCCTTTCAGCACATCGATGGTTTTTTTCATGCCCAGAGGGAATGGTCTTTCGGTAAGGCTGAAAAGTACAAGCCTTGCAATGGTTTGTTCATAATCAGCCAGGATCTTTTCGATCAGTTTGGTTTCGGGTTTCTGTGCCATGACCATTTATATTAACCTATATACCCATTCGGGAGATTCTGTCGTAAAATTAAGAAATTTTCCGAAAGGGAATGAGGTCGTTTTAGGAGGCTTTGTTGAACAAGACCGAGGAGGCATAATGGACGACCTCATTTGAGGCGACTGCCTGGCCAGAGTGGCTTCTGTTAAGGACCGTCATCTGTGGGGTTTCAAACAACAACTTACCCATAGCCATCAGGGTCATAATGGGGCCATACCCGCAAATGGAAATGTTGTTCTGGTGAATTACCCGCGCCATTCCATTGATATCAAGGCTGGTCATACGTTCTAAGGCGAGGTCATCGAGCGCCCTGCCCTGAAGAGGGCTGACATAATGGGAAAAATCACTTGAAGCGATCACCAGGATTTTCTTTCCTAACTTTTTGTTGGCAGCCACCAGTTGGAGTGCAAGAGATTGGGCAGTTTGTGGCGACTGGTCCCACATACTTACAGGCAGGATGCGGAAATCATTCTTAAAGAAAAATTGCAACAAAGGTACCATCACTTCGGCGGAATGCTCGTCGCGGTGGGCATCGGAGAATTGCTGAATTTGCAACAAAGGGTAAAAGTCGCGATCGAGATCAACGACTCCCAGGGGTGTTTCCCAGGCATGGTGACTATCAAGGGCCAGTCCTGGGCCCCAGCCAGAGTGATTAGGAGAAAGGATTATGGCAGTGTCAAATTTCAAGGCAGCAAGGGATAGCCCATAAAAAAAGTGTAGCGCATTTCGGCCGGAATAACCATAGCCTGCATGGGGCACAACCCCACCCAGAATCTCTTTATTTTGAAAAGGTATTATTGAAGATTTTTCCTGCCCCAATAAATCATGAATGAGTTCTTTCAAGGGCTTTTCTTCCCTTGGATAAAACCTGCCGGCAGCACTTGCTTTTCTAATAATATGCATTTTTTAAAATTCACTCTGGATAAACCTGAAATAAGAACGGAGTAGAGGAAACGATATTTTTTGGAAATAAAAATTTATTAGTAAAATCCCTTATAAAAAAATAATATTATTATGCCAACAAGGGTTCTGTAATTATTAATTATATTTGCCACGAATTATTTAAAACCACTAAACCCCAAGAAACTTATGAAACGATTTGCATTGTTGCTTTTTGCCGGGCTATTTTTTGCAAGCTGCGGTCAACAGGGAGCCAAGCAAGAGGAAGCAGAAGTTGCGACCATTGGTATTGCTGAACTGGTTACGACCCCCATGGATTTTGAAAACCAGGAAGTATCCATTGAAGGAGTGATTAACCACATGTGCCGCCACAGTGGTGACAAACTTCGTCTTGCCGAAATTGGTGGCGAGGGCTTGAGTATTGAAGTGATGCTTGGTGAATTTGCAAGCCAGTTCAATCCTGAACTGGAAGGCAAGGAACTTGCTGTTACCGGGATTCTGAAGACTTCAGTCAGCAATATGGACGCCTTGGAGGCGGAACTTGAAAACGCCCACGAAGGAGAAGAAGGCCACGAGTGTGAAACTACCGAAGAGGCCATTGCCAAAATGAAGGAACTTGGAATTGATCCGAACATTGTGGCTTATATTGAAATGACCGGCTTTGAACTGAAATAATTGCCCTGGTCAAGAAAAAAAACCGGCAAATGCCGGTTTTTTTTTAAATGATCAACAAAAGATGTGTTTGAAAATTATTGCGATATGAATATCCGAAAGTTGAACCGGGCAGTACATCGTGATCTGGGTTATTTCTTCTTCGGGATGTCCATTATTTACGGGCTTTCCGGGATTGCACTCAACCACCGTCATGAGTGGAACCCGAATTATAACATTACCCAGGAAAAGTATCAGTTGGAACAGCCCCGGAAAGGCACAGAAGGCGAGGAGCTCTCCCTGTTTTACCTTGAACAGATCGGAGAGGAGGGTCAATACCGCACACAGGTAAAAACCGAAAACAACCTTCGTATTTTCATTGAAGGCGGAAGCCTTACGGTTAATCTCGAAAGTGGTGAAGCAAGCTTTGAAAAGATAAAACGCCGACCCATCCTTCATGAAGTCAACTTTCTGCATTACAACACCCCTAAGAAACTGTGGACCTGGTTCTCCGATTTATATGCTGCTGGATTAATGATCCTGGCCATTACGGGATTGTTTATTCTGAAGGGAAAGAACGGAATCACCCGGAGAGGCGCCTGGATCACAGCTGCCGGGGTAATCATTCCCGTTTTACTGCTATTTCTTTACCTGAACCGTTAGGTTTTTTTGCAACGGTCGCGTAGCATTTGGGCAAGCCCCCAAATGCCCTTCATTTGATCCTCCTTTACAGGTGAAAACCCAAGATATTCCATGCGGAGGAAATTCACTGTATCTGGTGAGGAAACCATTACCCGGAAAAAGTGCTCATAAGCTACCAAAGCCACAGCGCTTTTTAGGATACTGGTTTTGATCCGGAGGGTGTGCAGGGAATGCCTTGAGGGATGAATGTGCAAATAAAAGACCTTATCTTTCCCTTTAAGTAAAGTCCATCTGGATCCATCTGAAACAGTCAGTTCCCTGAACTGGATTTCCAAATGATCAATCCACTGAAAAAATCTGGCTTTTTCGAATAGATTCAAAGCCATCAACTTCCCGGTAATTTCGGATGCGATTTCCCCAGTATCCATCGCGCCATGGTAAAAGTCTGATACCGAAGCACCCATTATGTTTAACTTTAAGCAAAATTGTCTAAAGCCCTCCTGATCAGTGCTTTTTAGCCCTGAAACCTCATTACACAGAAAACCCAGATGATGTTTCCATCCATTGAACCAAAAGGGGGGCAGGGTAGCGGAAGACCTCATGAAATCACAGGCTTTTATCCGTAATAATGACGACGGTTTTATCTGTCCGTTTTTCTGAACTTTTGGGGTTTGATCATATTTTCGGGCAGAAGGAGCTCATCCAGTTCCTCTTTGGTCAGGAGCTGTTTTTCGAGCACAAGATCATATACCCCTTTGTTTTTCTCCAGGGCTTCCTTAGCCACCTTGGTACAGGTCTCATACCCAAGCACAGGATTGAGTGCAGTTACAAGGCCAATGCTATTCATCACTGTATTGCGGCAGTGTTCCTCATTAGCGGTAATGCCTTTCACGCAGCGGTGCAGGAAGGTGGTCATACCATTTTTAAGCATTTCAATGCTCTGAAATAAACTTTGGACGATAATGGGTTCCATCACGTTAAGTTCAAGCTGCCCTGCTTCGGCTGCCAGGGTAATGGTCAGGTCATTTCCAATGACTTTGAAGGCGATTTGGTTAACCACTTCCGGGATAACCGGGTTAACCTTTCCCGGCATTATGGAAGAACCGGGCTGCATGGGAGGAAGGTTGATCTCGTTCAGCCCTGCCCTAGGTCCTGAGGAAAGCAACCTGAGGTCGTTGGAGATTTTTGACAATTTCACAGCAAGTCGCTTAACGGCAGAAGAATACATCACAAAAGCCCCGGTATCCTGGGTAGCTTCCACCAGATTTGCCGCCAGTTTAACCTTCATCCCGGTGATATGGGCAAGGTGTTTGATAACCTTTTCGCTGTATTCGGGTTCAGCATTGATTCCCGTTCCGATGGCCGTACCACCCATATTCACTTCCAGGAAGAGGCTGGCATTCTCGTTTAGCCTGCTGATTTCTTCCTCAAGGGTGGTAGCATAGGCCCCAAAGGTTTGTCCAAGGGTCATGGGCACTGCATCCTGAAGCTGTGTGCGGCCCATTTTTATGATATGTTCAAATTCCTTCTCCTTATGCAGGAATCCCTCTATGAGCCTTTCAAGCACTTCAACCAGTTTCTTGTTACTGTTGATTAGGGCGATCTTTATGGCCGTGGGATAAGCGTCATTGGTCGACTGAGAAAGGTTTACGTGGTTATTCGGGTGGCAGTATTGGTAGTCACCCTTTTCATGTCCCATGATCTCCAGTGCACGGTTAGCTATGACCTCATTGGCATTCATATTGGTTGAGGTTCCGGCACCACCCTGGATCATATCGACCACAAAATGCTGATGAAATTTGCCATTGATAATCTCATGGCAAGCCCTTACAATGGCATTGGTAATATTGGTTGGAAGAAGTCCAAGGTCATGGTTAGCGCGTGCGGCAGCCATTTTTACCATGGCCAGCGCTTCAATGAGCAGGGGAAAGAAACTTAGGGTCACCCCGCTAATGTTAAAGTTTTCAATGGCACGCATGGTTTGAATGCCATAATAAACCTCGTG encodes:
- a CDS encoding DMT family transporter; translated protein: MEFRIGELAALFTAVCWTVTSLSFESAGRKVGSIAVNIIRLFMALALLSLFSYVRRGMFFPMDATAYNWFWLALSGIAGFVVGDLFLFKAFTVIGSRLSMLIMTLVPPITALIGWVLLGEVLSWLSILGMSLTMSGIALVIFNRRRKNTEQINRIPIKGLLYAIGGAFGQATGLVLSKFGMEDYDAFSATQIRVIAGIIGFSVIVTLFRRWTSVGYAVKHSKAMLLMLLGATFGPFLGVSSSLIAVQNTETGIASTIMSITPILIIPPTVVFFKQKVTWKELAGAVISVCGVALFFI
- a CDS encoding HRDC domain-containing protein, which gives rise to MAQKPETKLIEKILADYEQTIARLVLFSLTERPFPLGMKKTIDVLKGNKSSFAINHELNKLHTFSALPGFTRDQLSDILDILIHIGLIRVEKLEVTEDVFPILSITPKGTDYLYGKLDTEFVLLDAIMDKDVPEISEEDQDLFYKLKLARRQLAEENDIPAFMVCQDAVLRSMCINKPMENEDLEKIKGVGEKFMENYSKQFLYVIRQYVTREKNT
- the amrB gene encoding AmmeMemoRadiSam system protein B, which translates into the protein MHIIRKASAAGRFYPREEKPLKELIHDLLGQEKSSIIPFQNKEILGGVVPHAGYGYSGRNALHFFYGLSLAALKFDTAIILSPNHSGWGPGLALDSHHAWETPLGVVDLDRDFYPLLQIQQFSDAHRDEHSAEVMVPLLQFFFKNDFRILPVSMWDQSPQTAQSLALQLVAANKKLGKKILVIASSDFSHYVSPLQGRALDDLALERMTSLDINGMARVIHQNNISICGYGPIMTLMAMGKLLFETPQMTVLNRSHSGQAVASNEVVHYASSVLFNKAS
- a CDS encoding PepSY-associated TM helix domain-containing protein, whose product is MNIRKLNRAVHRDLGYFFFGMSIIYGLSGIALNHRHEWNPNYNITQEKYQLEQPRKGTEGEELSLFYLEQIGEEGQYRTQVKTENNLRIFIEGGSLTVNLESGEASFEKIKRRPILHEVNFLHYNTPKKLWTWFSDLYAAGLMILAITGLFILKGKNGITRRGAWITAAGVIIPVLLLFLYLNR
- the aspA gene encoding aspartate ammonia-lyase, which produces MRLVNVAAQYESGRTRNEHDLLGDREVPHEVYYGIQTMRAIENFNISGVTLSFFPLLIEALAMVKMAAARANHDLGLLPTNITNAIVRACHEIINGKFHQHFVVDMIQGGAGTSTNMNANEVIANRALEIMGHEKGDYQYCHPNNHVNLSQSTNDAYPTAIKIALINSNKKLVEVLERLIEGFLHKEKEFEHIIKMGRTQLQDAVPMTLGQTFGAYATTLEEEISRLNENASLFLEVNMGGTAIGTGINAEPEYSEKVIKHLAHITGMKVKLAANLVEATQDTGAFVMYSSAVKRLAVKLSKISNDLRLLSSGPRAGLNEINLPPMQPGSSIMPGKVNPVIPEVVNQIAFKVIGNDLTITLAAEAGQLELNVMEPIIVQSLFQSIEMLKNGMTTFLHRCVKGITANEEHCRNTVMNSIGLVTALNPVLGYETCTKVAKEALEKNKGVYDLVLEKQLLTKEELDELLLPENMIKPQKFRKTDR